From the Methanocaldococcus fervens AG86 genome, the window TATTAAGTTTGCATAGACATCTGAAGTAAATAAATGGCAGTTTTTGTCTGTTATTATGCAAATAGCTCCCCTCCCAACTCCTGCAGTGCTTCCAATGGCTATATTGACATTTAACTTTTTCTTCAACACCTCTGCCATCAATTTAGCAACAATTAAATCCTTCTCTTCGCTGTATGCCTTTGCATACTTATAGCTATAATCTGGCTCTGGAAGTTTTATATCTAAGAGTTTTTCAGCCCCTATAATTGAGGGTATGAACATGGCAGTTATGATCTTAACGTTCTTCACTAATTTTAAATCTTCATCAGAAAATAAATACTTAAATTCAAAATCTTCATAACCAGCGGCTGCTTTATGAATTGTTAAGCCTATATTTGCATGTGTAAAGCATTCAGCAGTTGCAACAGTTATCATCATCTCCCTCCCAACCTTTTAGAAAAAGCTTGACCAAAACAGATGCATTAAGGAAGGGCTTTCAACCCTTCATAAAGCCTCTTAGATTAAAATCATCATAAATCAATCTTTTATCGTGAGAATATGGGAATTAAAGATTATTATGACAAGTTAGCTAAGAGTTATGATAATTTGTATAAAAACAAGTATATGAGAGTTGTGGAAAGGGAAATTATAAAGA encodes:
- a CDS encoding UPF0254 family protein, which translates into the protein MITVATAECFTHANIGLTIHKAAAGYEDFEFKYLFSDEDLKLVKNVKIITAMFIPSIIGAEKLLDIKLPEPDYSYKYAKAYSEEKDLIVAKLMAEVLKKKLNVNIAIGSTAGVGRGAICIITDKNCHLFTSDVYANLITFENVKERQKNGIEIGIKKFLEILKEEYFI